From Brochothrix thermosphacta DSM 20171 = FSL F6-1036, a single genomic window includes:
- a CDS encoding phage tail spike protein produces the protein MSVYFFDNKQQLIKMKNNRTLMQCLQEQEITSDKSDLLKDTLTVSCLYDSELEQAEYIAVRERKSVYSLYKIQEEEIDAEIMNFKGINFGLDELSNYIVKEEQSQKQTLTEIAKQVVKATDGEWHVTGIVNKVASATFQYISVKDALKTIQSLGCELLFRCEISGTGISKKWIELHDKIGKESTKRYEVGSTALKVVRTKNRSNIITSIVGRGKGEDVGDGKGKRLGFEKVDWKTPVVKPKGQAFLELKKLTEVHGIPMKNGGMRRREQVVVFDDIEDDKELLTATYQMLLDNSRQLVQFSSEVIGASSIGDRVSIHDYDKGYHYQTRVFSVKYDCLTNKVDTSLGDNLQGSSATTQLANVQNGVSELQSVKMNFYDSTEVSK, from the coding sequence ATGAGTGTCTACTTTTTTGATAACAAACAACAGTTAATTAAAATGAAGAACAATCGCACACTAATGCAATGCCTGCAAGAACAGGAAATAACAAGCGATAAATCTGACTTATTAAAAGATACTTTAACGGTCAGTTGTTTGTATGATAGTGAACTTGAACAAGCAGAGTACATTGCAGTTAGAGAGCGCAAGTCAGTTTATTCACTTTATAAAATACAAGAAGAGGAAATTGATGCGGAGATAATGAACTTTAAAGGCATTAATTTTGGTCTCGATGAGCTGAGTAATTATATCGTTAAGGAAGAGCAATCTCAGAAACAGACATTGACTGAAATAGCGAAGCAAGTCGTTAAAGCAACAGATGGAGAGTGGCATGTAACGGGGATAGTAAACAAGGTAGCCAGTGCAACTTTTCAATATATCTCGGTTAAAGATGCGCTGAAAACGATTCAGTCGTTAGGCTGTGAGCTGCTATTCAGATGTGAAATTAGCGGTACAGGTATTTCAAAAAAATGGATTGAGTTACACGATAAAATTGGAAAAGAAAGCACTAAACGTTACGAAGTTGGCAGTACGGCGCTAAAAGTTGTACGTACTAAAAATCGTTCCAATATCATCACAAGTATTGTTGGTCGAGGAAAGGGTGAAGATGTTGGTGATGGTAAAGGTAAACGTCTAGGTTTCGAAAAAGTTGACTGGAAAACACCTGTCGTCAAACCAAAAGGGCAGGCTTTTCTGGAATTGAAAAAGCTAACTGAAGTGCATGGTATCCCGATGAAAAATGGCGGAATGCGCAGGCGAGAACAAGTGGTTGTTTTTGACGATATTGAGGATGACAAGGAACTATTAACAGCCACTTATCAAATGTTATTAGATAATTCTCGACAGTTGGTACAATTTTCAAGCGAAGTGATTGGCGCCAGCTCGATTGGAGATAGAGTGAGTATTCACGATTATGACAAGGGCTATCATTATCAAACACGTGTCTTTTCAGTTAAGTATGATTGTTTAACAAACAAAGTAGACACAAGTTTAGGTGATAATTTACAGGGGTCTTCGGCTACAACACAGCTTGCCAACGTACAAAATGGCGTATCTGAATTGCAGAGTGTCAAAATGAATTTTTATGATTCAACTGAAGTAAGTAAGTAA
- a CDS encoding distal tail protein Dit, giving the protein MYTFKDVKKDPFRKMKYIPTSAMRYDGFLLEDILEGYTTLKVEGREMTSIVLESTEAQIGAIITNQRLPARIITVTYKLQNKNALELQRDFKELMFRLYRDEDVAISFEDEPTTTYYGRFETADTVEGSSNNIISTFTLFCSDPYKYGAENITIGAINHHLHYPVTPMTVTAKMTKTSTLSIVNGSQTLKITSETLAVNDVVLFDFKNGKVFVNNVDRTNLLDLDSDFSNFQLKTDDRVTSDVATLSIVYRSVEL; this is encoded by the coding sequence ATGTACACATTTAAAGATGTAAAAAAAGATCCATTTAGAAAAATGAAGTATATACCAACATCAGCTATGCGTTATGATGGATTTTTGTTGGAAGATATATTGGAAGGTTATACAACATTAAAAGTTGAAGGTCGCGAAATGACATCCATTGTTTTGGAAAGTACAGAAGCACAAATTGGTGCAATTATTACGAATCAACGATTGCCTGCACGTATCATCACTGTCACTTATAAACTTCAGAATAAGAATGCGTTAGAATTACAACGCGATTTTAAAGAGTTGATGTTTCGTTTGTATCGTGATGAAGATGTCGCTATTTCATTTGAAGACGAACCGACGACAACCTACTATGGACGCTTTGAAACAGCGGATACAGTAGAAGGAAGTTCGAACAATATTATCAGTACGTTTACACTTTTTTGTTCTGACCCTTATAAATATGGTGCTGAAAATATAACAATCGGTGCGATTAATCATCATCTCCATTACCCAGTTACACCAATGACTGTGACTGCCAAAATGACAAAAACGTCCACTTTATCAATTGTGAATGGTTCACAAACGCTTAAAATAACGAGTGAAACTTTAGCAGTCAATGACGTGGTGCTTTTTGACTTTAAAAACGGCAAGGTGTTTGTTAACAATGTCGATCGCACAAATTTACTCGACTTGGATAGCGATTTTTCAAATTTTCAATTAAAAACTGACGATCGAGTGACCAGCGATGTTGCAACGCTGTCAATTGTGTATAGGAGTGTGGAGTTATGA
- a CDS encoding phage tail protein, with product MGTNKTGMELNIDNNGFVSGITTAIDKTKEIADVSFGAAQKIAEMGSALAGIFDKIGVFSSISEGSKTAMGDIEGAIDNGLNNVFLEIAKTLKSADLGAFDELVTQINSVISQIVSVIDQGFGVIISYIPKLMEPVMVFLSYFQEHSETLIPIITALVAAFLTVGTVVVVLIKVAETIATVKASIDLFKDGLKLVSSPMGIAVLAIMALAAVAILVYENWEKISEFLSNLWTAIKEKAVAIFTAIVDFFKKWGGALLSILGGPIGIVVGLIIRHWDTIKAKTIAAFNAVANFLGDCWNSIVGFFQGGVDKVAGFIDKMIGVFNIIKEFSLVDAGKAIIDGFVNGLKAAWEAGKKFVSGIGDWIKDHKGPISYDKRLLVENGQSIMFGLDKGLQNGFGDVMSNVNGMSHSISASFTADASQSNTATTQPAQFVVNIGKQNFTAFVADISDAMGGETQINMQI from the coding sequence ATGGGAACTAATAAAACAGGCATGGAATTAAATATAGACAATAATGGTTTTGTTTCTGGAATTACAACAGCCATTGATAAAACAAAAGAAATAGCTGATGTATCATTTGGTGCAGCACAAAAAATAGCAGAAATGGGTTCAGCACTCGCAGGAATATTTGATAAGATTGGCGTGTTCAGTTCAATTTCAGAAGGTTCTAAAACAGCGATGGGTGATATCGAGGGTGCCATCGACAATGGGTTAAATAATGTCTTTTTAGAAATTGCAAAAACACTTAAATCTGCTGATTTAGGTGCCTTTGATGAACTTGTTACCCAGATAAATAGCGTTATTAGTCAAATTGTCTCGGTGATCGATCAAGGGTTTGGCGTTATCATCTCGTATATCCCGAAATTAATGGAACCAGTCATGGTTTTTCTCAGTTATTTTCAAGAACATAGTGAAACGTTGATTCCAATTATCACGGCTTTAGTTGCCGCCTTTCTCACAGTTGGGACAGTTGTTGTCGTGTTGATTAAAGTAGCAGAAACGATAGCGACTGTGAAAGCATCGATTGATCTTTTTAAAGACGGACTAAAGCTTGTATCTAGTCCAATGGGAATAGCAGTCCTTGCAATTATGGCATTAGCTGCAGTTGCAATACTCGTATATGAAAACTGGGAAAAAATTAGCGAATTTCTTTCGAATTTGTGGACGGCAATAAAAGAAAAAGCAGTCGCTATCTTTACTGCAATTGTTGACTTTTTCAAAAAATGGGGAGGCGCTCTTTTGTCTATATTAGGAGGACCTATCGGTATTGTGGTTGGTTTAATAATTAGACATTGGGATACGATTAAAGCGAAGACTATCGCAGCATTTAATGCGGTGGCAAACTTTTTAGGCGATTGTTGGAATAGTATTGTTGGTTTTTTCCAAGGTGGCGTTGACAAAGTAGCTGGTTTTATCGACAAAATGATTGGTGTGTTTAACATCATAAAAGAATTTAGTTTAGTTGATGCTGGTAAAGCAATCATTGATGGATTTGTTAATGGGTTGAAAGCCGCATGGGAAGCGGGTAAAAAATTCGTTAGTGGCATCGGGGATTGGATTAAAGACCATAAAGGGCCAATTTCATATGACAAACGTTTACTCGTTGAAAATGGTCAAAGTATTATGTTTGGTCTTGATAAAGGTTTGCAAAATGGTTTTGGCGACGTTATGAGTAATGTTAATGGCATGAGCCATTCCATTAGTGCTTCGTTTACAGCTGATGCGAGTCAAAGTAATACTGCAACAACACAACCCGCCCAGTTCGTAGTTAATATTGGCAAACAAAATTTCACAGCATTTGTTGCAGATATTTCTGATGCGATGGGTGGCGAAACACAAATCAATATGCAAATTTAG
- a CDS encoding tail assembly chaperone: protein MELKINGEVKVFIFGIKFVRELDKKFFIENNGMKFGTGLSTKLIEIHSGSIVALADVLHCATSTEAKRPALEDIESYLESCDKIEKVFEETLAEIESNNAGKLIARDTKKAMKTK, encoded by the coding sequence ATGGAGTTAAAGATTAATGGAGAAGTTAAGGTGTTTATTTTTGGAATTAAGTTTGTACGTGAATTGGATAAAAAGTTTTTTATCGAAAACAACGGCATGAAATTTGGTACTGGATTATCAACAAAACTAATTGAAATTCATTCAGGTAGTATTGTAGCGCTAGCTGATGTATTGCATTGTGCCACTTCAACAGAGGCGAAACGACCAGCATTAGAAGATATTGAAAGTTATTTAGAATCGTGTGATAAAATCGAAAAAGTATTTGAGGAAACCTTGGCCGAGATCGAAAGTAACAACGCGGGAAAGCTAATAGCCAGAGATACGAAAAAAGCGATGAAAACAAAATAA
- a CDS encoding phage major tail protein, TP901-1 family — protein MTEAKKGIDVILLYRILKNEKDGAAWKMAFQTEHSNAKSRDNEAVPTKDGPLQNMAPIVYEFSATSIIAKGDTYIDELDDAFDAAEIIEIWEIDKAEKGTEKNSDKFKATYFQGYVSSFSKTSNSEDGLALEMEFAINGVGQKGYATLTEEQANVVSYVFKDTVKAEEPAGNNN, from the coding sequence ATGACTGAAGCAAAAAAAGGAATTGACGTTATTCTATTATACCGTATTTTAAAAAATGAAAAGGATGGGGCAGCTTGGAAGATGGCATTCCAAACGGAACATAGTAATGCTAAAAGCCGTGACAATGAAGCAGTTCCGACCAAGGACGGTCCATTGCAAAATATGGCACCGATTGTTTATGAGTTTTCAGCGACATCGATTATTGCCAAAGGAGATACCTACATTGATGAATTAGATGATGCTTTCGATGCAGCTGAAATTATCGAAATTTGGGAGATTGATAAAGCAGAAAAAGGCACAGAAAAAAACAGTGATAAATTTAAAGCAACATATTTCCAAGGTTATGTTTCAAGTTTTTCAAAAACATCCAATTCTGAGGATGGTCTAGCACTAGAAATGGAATTTGCTATTAATGGTGTCGGACAAAAAGGTTATGCAACTTTGACTGAGGAACAAGCGAATGTGGTGTCATACGTGTTTAAAGACACGGTCAAAGCTGAAGAACCTGCTGGGAATAATAATTAA
- a CDS encoding ArpU family phage packaging/lysis transcriptional regulator: protein MSTQDNLMIELENYKEVRPSDLSMRKTVKNVELLITAYKQEAIKAGVRAAPKVTASYSIVPPTYGNDFHSTTESAALDNIEKFEKMEYFVKKINQGLERIECVLDPERRERRKVIFVDKFIIGSNKTRIMEKLMIEHTTYHMELNMAVTDFACELGIEQRVTT from the coding sequence ATGAGCACACAAGACAACTTAATGATTGAATTAGAAAACTACAAAGAAGTACGACCAAGTGATTTAAGTATGAGGAAAACTGTCAAAAATGTGGAATTACTTATAACCGCCTATAAACAAGAAGCCATAAAAGCAGGTGTGAGAGCAGCTCCAAAGGTGACCGCAAGTTATTCTATTGTGCCTCCAACATATGGTAATGACTTCCATAGTACAACAGAAAGTGCAGCATTAGATAATATTGAGAAATTTGAAAAGATGGAATACTTTGTAAAAAAAATCAATCAGGGATTGGAACGAATCGAATGTGTTTTGGATCCTGAACGAAGAGAACGACGTAAAGTTATATTCGTGGACAAGTTTATTATTGGGTCTAATAAAACTAGGATAATGGAAAAATTAATGATTGAGCACACTACATACCATATGGAACTGAATATGGCAGTGACTGACTTTGCATGTGAATTAGGAATTGAACAAAGAGTAACAACATAG
- a CDS encoding helix-turn-helix domain-containing protein, protein MITIAELRAKNGKMSQRALAREIDTTQTSISNWEKDPLSMNAENIVKLCLYFNVTSDEILGIKRE, encoded by the coding sequence TTGATAACAATCGCAGAGTTGCGAGCTAAAAATGGAAAGATGTCTCAACGAGCCTTAGCGAGAGAAATTGATACAACACAGACATCAATCAGCAACTGGGAAAAAGATCCACTATCAATGAATGCTGAAAATATAGTTAAATTATGTCTTTATTTTAATGTTACATCTGATGAAATACTTGGTATTAAGAGAGAATAA
- a CDS encoding LexA family protein, whose product MRTLGSRIKFLREKKHLTQTELAEKVGAKTYTTISKWESDENFPKGKDLKILAELFGVSADFLLGIEPSVQTFQTSECHDTDIELPLYGDVAAGALAELESIDVWDVKTVKLPKFLLPQSMLSDKLFAMHVNGDSMDKIIPNGSLIVVKPIEQSLYNDGDIVVFSYNGEYSLKRYRPNAMEGFVLFEADSINPDFKNIPISKSELFEANMYGKVVFCGITF is encoded by the coding sequence ATGAGGACTTTAGGAAGTCGCATAAAATTTTTAAGAGAAAAAAAACATTTAACTCAAACAGAATTGGCTGAAAAAGTTGGCGCAAAAACTTATACTACTATATCTAAATGGGAAAGTGACGAAAATTTCCCAAAAGGAAAGGATTTAAAAATCCTAGCAGAATTGTTTGGTGTTTCAGCAGATTTTCTCTTAGGAATAGAACCATCCGTTCAAACTTTCCAAACATCTGAATGCCATGATACAGATATTGAACTTCCTCTATATGGTGACGTTGCTGCTGGGGCTCTAGCAGAGTTAGAAAGTATTGATGTATGGGATGTCAAAACCGTAAAATTACCAAAATTTTTGCTTCCACAATCGATGTTATCCGATAAGTTATTTGCTATGCATGTTAATGGAGATTCAATGGATAAAATAATTCCTAACGGTTCATTAATTGTTGTAAAACCAATTGAACAATCGCTCTATAATGATGGTGATATTGTTGTTTTCAGCTATAATGGTGAATATTCATTAAAAAGATATCGTCCCAATGCCATGGAAGGTTTTGTATTATTTGAAGCTGATTCAATTAATCCTGATTTCAAAAATATCCCCATTAGTAAAAGTGAGTTATTTGAAGCGAATATGTATGGTAAAGTCGTTTTTTGTGGGATAACATTTTAA
- a CDS encoding LysE family transporter produces MENYFTSLLVGLVIAMPVGAISVEMTKQTLKNGFIHGWAVGIGGMTIDVALIIALYLGFANILSLPYIQSPLWLIGAVFLVFIAYDSIKNANKDINLAGEKTNKSFFKTYRNGLIVAVSPGNLVFWVTVFGTVLTDSYTKSNSQFFIVALGILSGILLHDVSLLSIVSLTRKIMNRKAIKWSSIVAGILLLGFACYFLYEFYMSVKAFF; encoded by the coding sequence ATGGAAAATTATTTTACGTCTTTACTAGTGGGTTTGGTAATCGCAATGCCGGTGGGGGCGATAAGTGTAGAAATGACAAAACAGACTTTGAAAAATGGATTTATACACGGATGGGCCGTTGGTATTGGTGGTATGACAATTGATGTGGCACTAATAATTGCACTTTATTTAGGATTTGCTAATATTCTTTCTTTACCTTATATTCAAAGCCCATTATGGTTGATAGGAGCTGTATTTCTGGTTTTTATCGCCTACGATTCTATCAAAAATGCGAATAAGGATATTAATTTAGCAGGTGAAAAAACAAATAAATCATTCTTTAAAACATATCGAAATGGACTTATTGTAGCTGTATCACCAGGGAACCTCGTTTTTTGGGTTACAGTATTTGGAACTGTATTAACTGATTCCTACACAAAGAGTAACAGTCAATTTTTTATTGTTGCATTAGGGATTTTGAGTGGTATATTGTTACATGATGTTAGTTTACTGTCCATTGTTTCATTAACAAGAAAAATTATGAATCGTAAAGCTATAAAATGGAGCTCGATTGTAGCTGGTATTTTATTGTTAGGCTTTGCTTGTTACTTTTTATATGAATTTTATATGTCAGTAAAAGCATTTTTTTAA